Proteins from a single region of Runella sp. SP2:
- a CDS encoding acyclic terpene utilization AtuA family protein → MNHQINDNNAPIGGLGAIRIGCGAGFSGDRLEPAIILAEQGNLDYLVLECLAERTIALAQKRKMADLTKGYDPLLERRIEGLLPILVKNNVRLITNMGAANPMEGAKKIVEIASKQGISVKVAAVIGDELSDKLVEISDEVSKFNNEEFAINLIKNHSSLLSHHSSLNTHPSSLISANAYMGVEGILEALQSDAQIIITGRVADPSLFLAPMIHEFGWELDDYNLLGQGTIVGHLLECAGQITGGYFADPITKPVTNMDTLGHPFADVFADGTAIISKVAGTGGVVNLATVKEQLLYEVINPHAYLTPDVSANFTTVQLEEIGDNQVKVWGGTGQEKPSTLKVSVGYQAGFLGEGEISYAGANALARAQLAGETLEKRLKADFPDLRTDYVGVSAIHRTDFNRHIEPYEVRLRLAANAETAQKAAIIGEEVEALYTNGPAGGGGARKYVTELVGIVSVLVNRKKVSPEVILF, encoded by the coding sequence ATGAATCACCAAATAAATGATAATAATGCCCCCATTGGGGGTTTGGGGGCTATCAGAATTGGTTGCGGGGCAGGTTTTTCGGGTGATCGGTTAGAACCTGCCATTATTTTGGCCGAACAGGGGAATTTAGATTATTTGGTGTTGGAATGTTTGGCCGAACGCACCATTGCCCTTGCCCAAAAACGAAAAATGGCCGACCTAACCAAGGGTTACGACCCGTTATTGGAACGTCGTATCGAAGGATTATTACCCATTTTGGTTAAAAATAACGTTCGGCTTATTACAAATATGGGAGCAGCTAACCCTATGGAAGGTGCAAAAAAAATCGTCGAAATAGCCAGCAAACAAGGCATTTCTGTAAAAGTAGCCGCCGTTATTGGAGACGAGTTGAGCGATAAGTTAGTAGAGATAAGTGATGAGGTTTCTAAATTTAACAATGAGGAGTTTGCCATAAACCTCATCAAAAACCACTCATCTCTCCTCTCTCATCACTCATCTCTCAACACTCATCCCTCCTCTCTTATTTCGGCCAATGCGTACATGGGTGTGGAAGGGATTTTGGAGGCATTACAGTCTGATGCTCAAATCATTATCACGGGAAGAGTGGCCGACCCATCGTTGTTTTTAGCCCCCATGATTCATGAATTTGGCTGGGAACTCGACGACTACAATTTATTAGGACAAGGAACCATCGTAGGGCATTTGTTAGAATGTGCGGGGCAAATAACAGGCGGATATTTTGCCGACCCAATCACCAAACCAGTAACGAATATGGACACCTTGGGTCATCCTTTTGCCGATGTTTTTGCGGATGGCACGGCTATCATTAGCAAAGTAGCAGGTACAGGTGGCGTTGTCAATTTGGCTACGGTCAAGGAACAATTATTGTACGAAGTCATCAACCCACATGCCTACCTTACGCCCGATGTATCGGCGAATTTTACGACGGTACAATTGGAAGAAATAGGTGATAATCAAGTCAAAGTATGGGGTGGCACTGGTCAAGAAAAACCGTCAACGCTCAAAGTAAGCGTGGGTTATCAGGCTGGTTTTCTGGGAGAAGGCGAAATCTCATACGCGGGGGCAAATGCCCTCGCAAGGGCGCAGTTGGCAGGCGAAACCCTCGAAAAAAGGCTCAAAGCTGATTTTCCTGATTTACGAACCGATTACGTCGGCGTTTCGGCCATTCATCGGACTGATTTTAATCGTCACATTGAACCTTATGAAGTTCGATTACGCCTAGCTGCCAACGCCGAAACCGCCCAAAAAGCCGCAATCATCGGCGAAGAAGTAGAAGCCCTTTACACCAATGGCCCTGCAGGCGGCGGGGGTGCTAGGAAGTACGTCACCGAGCTCGTCGGAATTGTTTCGGTTTTGGTGAATAGAAAGAAAGTGAGTCCAGAAGTAATACTTTTTTAA
- a CDS encoding CitMHS family transporter produces the protein MLSFLGFATILVFLALIMTKKMSVMTALVITPVVFGLSAGFNPKELGDFALAGIKQVAPTGVLLMFAVLYFATMLDAGLFDPVIAAIIKSVKGDPLKVILGTAILTMIVHLDGDGTATFMIVLSAFLPIYKQLKINRKILASIVALSVGPLHLVPWSGTSARAISTLKSDAVHIFNPNIPAIIAGIMWVLFVAYWFGQKERKRLGIIEFEYNHKDNLNTEQHQLRRPNLLIINAILTISLIVALTKGWLPAPVLFVIASMIALLVNYPKLADQQKVIKSHGTNIFLVSSMIFAAGIFSGILTGAKMIDAMANSLVALIPQQHASWLPTLTAITSLPASILFTPDAYYFGVVPILSQTATQFGLDPLEIGRAALLGQMTVGFPISPLTASTFLLVGLTEVDLGEHQRHTFFWAWGTTIVMTIMALLTGSIHL, from the coding sequence ATGCTTTCCTTCCTCGGCTTTGCTACCATTCTTGTTTTTTTGGCACTTATCATGACAAAAAAAATGTCGGTGATGACTGCCTTGGTTATTACGCCCGTTGTTTTTGGACTTTCGGCTGGTTTTAACCCCAAAGAACTTGGCGATTTTGCCTTGGCAGGTATCAAACAAGTAGCGCCGACGGGGGTTTTATTGATGTTTGCGGTGTTGTACTTTGCCACCATGCTCGACGCGGGACTTTTTGACCCCGTTATTGCGGCTATCATCAAATCAGTGAAAGGCGACCCACTAAAAGTCATTTTGGGCACAGCTATTCTGACCATGATTGTCCACCTCGACGGCGACGGTACGGCTACTTTTATGATTGTGTTGTCGGCGTTTTTACCCATTTATAAACAGCTAAAAATCAACCGAAAAATCTTAGCGAGTATCGTGGCACTAAGTGTCGGCCCCTTGCATTTGGTTCCGTGGTCGGGGACATCCGCACGAGCGATTTCTACGTTAAAGAGCGATGCGGTTCACATCTTCAACCCCAATATTCCAGCCATCATTGCAGGAATTATGTGGGTACTTTTTGTTGCGTATTGGTTTGGACAAAAAGAAAGAAAACGCCTTGGAATCATTGAGTTTGAATACAATCATAAAGACAATTTAAACACAGAACAGCATCAGCTACGCCGACCCAATCTCCTCATTATCAATGCTATTCTTACTATTTCACTCATTGTAGCGTTGACAAAAGGATGGCTTCCTGCTCCCGTTTTATTTGTGATTGCGAGCATGATTGCGTTGCTCGTCAATTACCCCAAACTTGCAGATCAACAGAAGGTCATCAAAAGCCACGGCACTAATATTTTCTTGGTTTCGAGCATGATTTTTGCCGCAGGAATATTTTCTGGCATCCTCACGGGGGCAAAAATGATTGACGCCATGGCCAATTCGTTGGTGGCGCTCATTCCGCAGCAGCACGCGAGTTGGCTTCCTACCCTGACTGCAATCACAAGTTTGCCAGCCAGCATTTTGTTTACCCCCGACGCCTACTACTTTGGGGTTGTTCCTATTTTGAGTCAAACCGCAACCCAATTTGGACTAGACCCGCTCGAAATTGGTCGTGCAGCCTTGTTGGGTCAAATGACCGTCGGCTTTCCCATCAGTCCGCTTACAGCTTCGACTTTTTTGCTTGTAGGGCTCACTGAGGTGGACTTAGGGGAACACCAACGCCACACTTTTTTCTGGGCATGGGGTACGACGATTGTGATGACGATTATGGCCCTTTTGACGGGGTCAATTCATTTGTAA
- a CDS encoding sulfatase, with protein sequence MKKITISIAVVVVIAIGMFSFKQATKKTQAGRRPNIVFIMSDDHAYQAISAYSNRLTQTPNIDRLAKEGMLFSNACVTNSICAPSRAVILTGKHSHLNGKIDNNFPFDTTNITFPQLLQANGYETAMFGKLHFGNSPKGFDEFKILPDQGDYYNPDFITKKEGKKKIMGYVTDIITDMTLNWLGKERDKEKPFFLAYLHKAPHREWLPAERHFKEFINKKFPEPATLFDNYEGRGSASKQAEMNLLTHMNWAGDSKIKPENMDKLGIKESHPYDKRNYNYTVGRMNAEQRKVWDATYDKMNEEFIKNYPKMSDTDKMKWRYQRYMQDYLGCIASVDEGVGKVLDFLKENGLEENTIVVYTSDQGFYLGEHGWFDKRFIFDESFKTPLLIKWPGVIKAGSKNSQMVQNLDYAQTFLEAAGVKPPTDMQGESLIPIFKGQGKNFRDAAYYHYYEYPGIHMVKRHYGIVTEKYKLVHFYHDVDEWELYDRTNDKNELKNVYNDPKYTKIKAEMHKKLVALRVKYKDSEALDKMYIEKYKQLKRG encoded by the coding sequence ATGAAAAAAATCACCATTTCTATTGCTGTCGTAGTCGTTATTGCTATTGGTATGTTTTCGTTCAAGCAGGCTACCAAGAAAACTCAAGCGGGTCGTCGTCCCAACATTGTCTTTATCATGTCAGACGACCATGCGTATCAGGCAATATCCGCCTACAGTAATCGCCTTACCCAAACACCTAACATCGACCGTCTTGCCAAGGAAGGAATGCTTTTTAGCAATGCTTGCGTCACCAACTCCATTTGTGCACCATCAAGGGCTGTAATTTTGACGGGCAAACACAGTCATTTGAACGGAAAAATTGACAATAATTTTCCGTTTGACACCACCAATATCACCTTTCCTCAGCTACTCCAAGCAAATGGGTACGAAACAGCGATGTTTGGAAAATTACACTTTGGAAATAGCCCCAAAGGATTTGATGAGTTTAAAATCTTACCCGATCAAGGCGATTATTATAACCCCGACTTTATAACCAAAAAAGAGGGTAAAAAGAAAATCATGGGGTATGTCACAGATATTATTACAGACATGACACTCAACTGGTTAGGAAAGGAACGAGATAAAGAAAAACCATTTTTTTTGGCCTATTTGCACAAAGCCCCTCACCGCGAATGGCTTCCCGCTGAACGTCACTTTAAGGAGTTTATCAACAAAAAATTCCCTGAGCCTGCCACTCTTTTTGATAATTATGAAGGCCGTGGGAGTGCCTCTAAGCAGGCTGAAATGAACCTACTCACGCACATGAACTGGGCAGGTGACTCCAAAATTAAGCCCGAAAACATGGATAAATTGGGCATCAAAGAATCGCACCCGTACGATAAACGCAATTATAACTACACCGTAGGACGAATGAACGCCGAACAACGCAAAGTTTGGGATGCCACTTACGATAAAATGAACGAGGAGTTTATCAAAAATTATCCCAAAATGAGCGATACCGACAAAATGAAATGGCGGTACCAGCGCTACATGCAAGACTATTTGGGATGTATCGCCTCCGTGGATGAAGGTGTTGGCAAGGTATTAGACTTCTTGAAAGAGAATGGTTTGGAGGAAAATACGATTGTGGTTTATACTTCCGACCAAGGGTTTTATTTGGGCGAACACGGCTGGTTTGACAAACGTTTTATTTTTGATGAATCGTTCAAAACACCTTTGTTAATCAAATGGCCTGGGGTAATAAAAGCAGGGTCTAAAAACTCGCAAATGGTTCAAAACCTTGACTATGCACAAACGTTTTTGGAAGCTGCAGGTGTAAAACCTCCTACCGACATGCAAGGAGAAAGTTTGATTCCAATTTTTAAAGGACAAGGCAAAAATTTCAGGGATGCGGCTTATTACCATTATTATGAGTATCCAGGAATACACATGGTAAAACGTCACTACGGAATTGTCACCGAAAAATACAAATTAGTGCATTTCTATCATGACGTTGATGAATGGGAATTGTACGACCGCACTAACGACAAAAACGAACTCAAGAACGTCTATAACGACCCTAAATACACCAAAATAAAGGCAGAAATGCACAAAAAATTGGTGGCACTCCGCGTCAAATACAAGGACTCTGAAGCGCTGGATAAGATGTACATTGAGAAATATAAACAGTTGAAAAGAGGTTGA
- a CDS encoding alpha/beta hydrolase family protein encodes MKKLLFLLLILNSSIGGRGAFAQGKVVSFVLNSKALQNTGGEDPNRKVSVYLPPNYDASTQRYPVIYYLHGFMGKDNIFPQMQAILDEGIKRNKIKPFIFVQADHYTLYEGSFYSNSSLTGNWDEFQSKELVEYMDKNFRTLATRESRGIAGHSMGGYGAFKIGMLHPEVFSSIYALSPGLLAMVKEFGPNSPSFKEVQNVKTQEDLKKTYYPKVLVAVARAWSPNPNKPPFYCDFPFSYEGDKMILNQAVLDKWEANMPVYMVNKYADNLRKMTAIKLDWGRNDSPRFPVQIGMLSQRLENLGINHFSEEYIGDHGNKIWTTDGRVLNDLLPFFNDYLKF; translated from the coding sequence ATGAAAAAACTTTTATTTTTACTCCTAATCTTAAACTCTTCCATTGGGGGTAGAGGGGCTTTTGCTCAAGGCAAAGTCGTCAGCTTTGTACTCAACTCCAAAGCACTTCAAAACACAGGAGGCGAAGACCCAAATCGCAAGGTATCGGTTTATCTTCCGCCCAATTACGATGCTTCTACGCAACGTTATCCCGTTATTTATTATTTGCATGGGTTTATGGGAAAAGACAACATTTTTCCTCAAATGCAGGCCATTCTCGATGAAGGCATCAAACGCAACAAAATAAAGCCTTTCATTTTTGTACAAGCTGACCATTACACGCTTTACGAAGGAAGCTTCTATTCAAACTCTTCATTGACAGGAAATTGGGACGAGTTTCAATCCAAAGAGTTGGTAGAATACATGGACAAAAATTTCCGAACCCTTGCCACTCGCGAAAGTCGGGGGATTGCGGGGCATTCGATGGGTGGCTACGGTGCGTTCAAAATTGGAATGTTACACCCTGAGGTATTTAGCAGTATTTATGCTTTGAGTCCAGGCTTGTTGGCAATGGTGAAAGAATTTGGACCCAACAGTCCATCTTTCAAAGAGGTTCAAAACGTAAAAACGCAAGAAGATTTAAAGAAAACTTATTACCCCAAAGTATTGGTGGCCGTAGCGCGGGCGTGGTCGCCCAATCCAAATAAACCTCCATTTTATTGCGATTTCCCATTTAGTTACGAAGGCGATAAAATGATTTTAAATCAGGCCGTTTTAGACAAATGGGAAGCCAATATGCCCGTTTATATGGTCAATAAATACGCTGATAATTTACGAAAAATGACCGCTATCAAATTGGATTGGGGACGGAATGATTCTCCCCGTTTTCCTGTCCAAATCGGAATGTTGAGCCAGCGTTTAGAAAACCTGGGGATTAATCACTTTTCTGAAGAATACATCGGCGACCACGGCAATAAAATCTGGACTACCGACGGTCGCGTTTTGAATGATTTACTACCGTTTTTTAATGATTATTTGAAGTTTTGA
- a CDS encoding sugar phosphate isomerase/epimerase, whose translation MTTQVSRRNFMAMASLTAMGGLFNVNKAWALADKPNSKFKGVQIGAITYSFRSMPHDVDKLIQFCIDSNLSAIELMGDSVEEYAGKPKSPIDMAQLFRNARPGQRPQLTDEQKAQMADYNKQVAEWRSTVSMDKFKEVRKKFDKAGISIYAFKPNAFSPTNTDGEVEYGMKVAKILGATSVTLELPTDPKQTQRLGDLGAKNKVYVGYHNHTQATDTLWDNALSQSPYNSINFDCGHYLAAGGKNTKEALMAFIENKHDRISTMHLKDRTTPEHGAGNLTWGTGDTPIREILLMIRDRKYKFPVSVELEYQIPEGSDAVKEVAKCVAFAKNILMS comes from the coding sequence ATGACAACACAAGTATCCCGCCGAAATTTTATGGCAATGGCGTCTCTCACTGCGATGGGAGGCCTGTTTAACGTCAATAAAGCATGGGCATTGGCCGACAAACCCAACTCGAAGTTTAAAGGAGTGCAAATTGGCGCTATTACCTATTCATTCCGTAGTATGCCGCATGATGTCGATAAATTGATTCAGTTTTGTATTGATTCCAACCTCAGTGCCATTGAATTAATGGGCGATTCGGTGGAAGAATATGCTGGTAAACCAAAATCGCCGATTGACATGGCGCAGCTTTTCCGTAATGCGCGCCCTGGCCAGCGCCCGCAGTTGACCGACGAGCAAAAAGCCCAAATGGCCGACTACAACAAACAAGTTGCGGAATGGCGCAGTACGGTTTCGATGGATAAATTCAAAGAAGTTCGTAAGAAGTTTGACAAAGCGGGCATCTCTATTTATGCCTTCAAACCCAACGCCTTTAGCCCAACCAATACCGATGGCGAGGTTGAATACGGTATGAAAGTGGCCAAAATACTTGGGGCTACTTCGGTAACTTTAGAACTACCTACCGACCCCAAACAAACCCAACGTTTGGGTGACTTGGGGGCAAAAAACAAAGTATATGTAGGCTACCACAACCATACGCAAGCTACTGATACACTGTGGGATAATGCGCTAAGTCAATCGCCTTACAACTCGATTAATTTTGACTGTGGTCACTACCTTGCGGCGGGGGGTAAAAACACAAAAGAAGCGCTTATGGCCTTCATCGAAAACAAGCACGACCGTATTTCGACCATGCACTTAAAAGACCGCACAACTCCTGAGCATGGTGCTGGTAACTTGACTTGGGGCACGGGCGACACGCCAATCCGTGAAATATTATTGATGATTCGCGACCGCAAATACAAATTCCCCGTTTCGGTAGAGCTTGAGTACCAAATCCCCGAAGGTTCGGATGCGGTCAAAGAAGTAGCGAAATGCGTAGCTTTTGCCAAGAATATTTTGATGAGTTAG
- a CDS encoding esterase, producing the protein MKKSIVLLFGLLLSHLAFSQEALFNAADLKSPEINADKTVTFRFFAPKADSVFVTGDFLPTMKIKSRFGLVDVPKPALMQKDAKGVWTFTSDALAPELYSYSFTVDGLRSIDPNNPFLNRDVATVTNIFIVGGPQADLYKVNDIPHGSVTRRWYDSPGLGIDRRLTIYTPPGYESSKANYPVLYLLHGAGGDEEAWIALGRTAQIMDNLIAQGKAKPMIVVMPNGNASQDAAPGEGNTGFYKPQFMAPRTMEGSYEGAFMDIVKFVEQNYRVNAKKESRAIAGLSMGGFHSMHISRFYPNTFDYVGLFSAAIMPREDATAKVYSNIDETLKVQKENGTKLYWIAIGKTDFLYQANVDFRKKLDGMGMKYEYVESEGGHIWRNWRVYLSQFAPKLFN; encoded by the coding sequence ATGAAAAAATCAATCGTTTTACTTTTTGGCCTACTATTGAGCCATTTAGCTTTTTCACAAGAAGCTCTTTTCAACGCCGCCGACCTCAAGTCGCCTGAAATCAATGCGGATAAAACCGTTACATTTCGTTTTTTTGCCCCAAAAGCCGACTCTGTTTTTGTAACAGGTGATTTTTTACCTACCATGAAAATCAAGTCGCGTTTTGGTTTGGTAGATGTTCCAAAACCTGCGCTAATGCAGAAAGATGCAAAAGGTGTTTGGACTTTTACGTCCGATGCCCTCGCCCCTGAATTGTATTCGTATTCCTTTACGGTGGACGGCCTTCGTAGCATCGACCCCAACAACCCGTTTTTAAACCGTGATGTAGCGACTGTTACTAATATTTTTATTGTAGGTGGTCCACAAGCTGACCTTTATAAAGTAAACGACATCCCGCACGGTAGCGTAACCCGACGCTGGTACGACTCACCAGGCTTGGGCATCGACCGCCGACTGACCATTTATACCCCTCCAGGTTATGAAAGCAGCAAAGCCAATTACCCAGTACTTTATTTATTGCACGGTGCTGGTGGCGATGAAGAGGCTTGGATAGCACTCGGACGTACGGCACAAATCATGGATAATCTTATCGCTCAAGGCAAAGCCAAACCAATGATTGTGGTCATGCCAAATGGGAACGCTTCGCAAGATGCCGCCCCTGGCGAAGGAAATACAGGTTTTTATAAACCACAATTTATGGCGCCTCGTACCATGGAGGGTTCTTACGAAGGTGCTTTTATGGACATTGTAAAATTTGTGGAGCAAAATTACCGCGTAAATGCTAAAAAAGAGAGCAGAGCCATTGCGGGCTTATCCATGGGTGGATTTCATTCAATGCACATTTCACGGTTTTATCCAAATACCTTTGACTACGTTGGACTGTTTTCTGCCGCAATCATGCCACGCGAAGATGCTACGGCAAAGGTTTATAGCAACATTGATGAAACCTTGAAAGTACAAAAAGAAAACGGAACCAAGCTCTACTGGATAGCCATTGGCAAAACCGATTTTCTTTACCAAGCCAATGTCGATTTTCGTAAAAAATTAGATGGTATGGGAATGAAATACGAATACGTGGAGTCAGAAGGTGGTCATATTTGGAGAAACTGGCGGGTTTACCTAAGCCAATTTGCTCCGAAATTATTTAATTAA
- a CDS encoding carboxylesterase/lipase family protein, with product MKKLVVSCAIALACTMNSAFAQVQTGENVAVTNTDAGKVRGYIHNGIFTYKGIPYAEAKRFEAPQKPKPWSNVRSSMTYGPVAPLIDPTTSVTDEPEFVFNHSWGYTSEDCMRINVWSPGINDGKKRPVLFWIHGGGFTAGSSQELPSYDGENLAKKGDVVVVSINHRLNILGYLDLSAYGDKYKQSANLSVLDMKVALEWVKTNIANFGGDPNNVTIFGQSGGGAKVNTLMAMPSAKGLFHKAINQSGAFRAAMLDKKTTQAIGAEVLKELNISADKVDDVQKVPFQTLSDAGKRALKTIADKMKAEGKPVIGFGLSWGPSVDGEVLPYQLFSNEAFELSKNIPLLIGSTKNEFAVFRGNMPANSTEEQVLEAVKKTYGNKAEAYIAAAKKAFPEDTKPSAVLDIDVTFRPGAVSQAKQKSSLAGGAPVYMFMFTWQSPVMDGKYKAVHCMEIPFVFNNIARCEEMTGGFKDAYVLADKMSQSWINFAKTGNPNHAGLPKWDAYTAEKGTTMFFDNKCSIRYHHDEELLKVVAPQ from the coding sequence ATGAAAAAACTGGTTGTATCTTGCGCTATTGCGCTCGCCTGCACCATGAATAGTGCTTTTGCCCAAGTGCAAACGGGCGAAAACGTAGCCGTCACCAATACCGATGCGGGCAAAGTGAGGGGCTATATTCACAATGGCATTTTTACGTATAAGGGAATACCGTATGCCGAAGCAAAACGTTTTGAAGCCCCTCAAAAACCAAAGCCTTGGAGCAATGTACGAAGCTCAATGACTTACGGCCCTGTTGCACCACTGATAGATCCCACTACTTCGGTAACGGACGAACCAGAGTTCGTTTTTAACCATAGTTGGGGCTACACCAGTGAAGACTGTATGCGCATCAACGTTTGGTCTCCAGGCATCAACGACGGCAAAAAACGCCCCGTACTTTTCTGGATTCACGGAGGAGGCTTTACGGCAGGTTCATCACAAGAATTACCTTCTTATGACGGCGAAAACTTGGCTAAAAAAGGCGACGTTGTAGTCGTTTCAATCAACCACCGCCTGAATATTTTGGGGTATTTGGATTTGTCGGCTTACGGTGATAAATACAAACAATCGGCCAATTTGAGCGTGCTAGACATGAAAGTAGCGCTGGAATGGGTAAAAACCAACATTGCGAACTTTGGCGGTGACCCCAACAACGTTACTATTTTTGGACAGTCAGGAGGTGGGGCTAAGGTAAATACGCTCATGGCGATGCCATCGGCTAAAGGACTATTCCACAAAGCCATCAACCAAAGTGGAGCTTTTCGTGCCGCCATGCTCGACAAAAAAACAACCCAAGCCATTGGTGCTGAGGTATTAAAGGAACTCAACATTTCGGCCGACAAAGTGGATGACGTTCAAAAAGTACCTTTCCAGACCTTGAGCGATGCGGGCAAAAGGGCCTTAAAAACCATTGCCGATAAAATGAAAGCGGAAGGTAAGCCTGTGATTGGGTTTGGACTGAGCTGGGGTCCAAGTGTGGACGGCGAGGTTCTCCCCTATCAATTGTTCTCAAATGAGGCTTTTGAGCTTTCTAAAAATATTCCGTTGCTCATTGGCTCAACTAAGAATGAATTTGCTGTTTTCAGAGGTAATATGCCAGCAAATAGTACGGAAGAACAGGTATTGGAAGCTGTCAAAAAAACGTACGGCAACAAAGCGGAAGCCTACATCGCTGCGGCAAAAAAAGCATTCCCCGAAGACACTAAACCCTCGGCAGTTTTGGACATTGACGTGACTTTCCGCCCAGGAGCCGTATCTCAAGCCAAACAAAAGTCGTCGTTGGCAGGCGGGGCGCCTGTTTACATGTTTATGTTTACGTGGCAGTCGCCTGTGATGGATGGAAAATACAAGGCCGTTCACTGCATGGAAATTCCGTTTGTATTCAACAACATCGCTCGCTGCGAAGAAATGACGGGAGGTTTCAAAGACGCTTATGTTTTGGCCGATAAAATGAGCCAATCGTGGATTAATTTCGCCAAAACAGGCAACCCAAACCATGCTGGTCTTCCAAAATGGGATGCTTATACGGCCGAAAAAGGAACGACGATGTTTTTCGACAATAAATGCAGCATTCGCTACCACCACGACGAAGAGTTGCTGAAGGTTGTTGCGCCTCAATAA
- a CDS encoding amidohydrolase family protein, with product MKHLLTLLALLMAWGSNAQKIVDSRQREIVIKNVSVLPMNTETVLNNQTVVIKNGEISAMGTKVIYAKDALVIDAKGKFLMPGLAEMHAHVPPVDDIEPMKEVLLLFAANGVTTIRGMLGHPLHLELRKKIQTGDILGPRLYTSGPSFSGASVKTPEEGIERVKSQKRAGYDFMKMHPGLSKSNFEAVIKTANEEGMTYGGHVSFNVGLWRSIEANYATIDHLDGIVQSLIPRLDTLSEDEVGLFGMFAGHRADLGQLNKALQAIREHHIWIVPTQTLAEHWQSPKRSVDDMLAAPEMKYMSKSQLASWATAKQNTFKSPQYKPESVLKYNEIRKKVIYECQKQGVGLLLGSDAPQVFSVPGFSLKHELTYLVEAGLTPYEALRTGTYNVGQFFKNDNLGVIKKGAVADLVLLNANPMKDISAVGEVEGVMLNGKWLSKEEIKSTLKKLEK from the coding sequence ATGAAACACTTACTTACACTTCTTGCGCTACTTATGGCTTGGGGCTCAAACGCCCAAAAAATTGTTGATTCTCGTCAACGCGAAATCGTCATTAAAAACGTGTCAGTCCTTCCCATGAATACCGAAACCGTTCTCAACAACCAAACGGTGGTAATCAAAAATGGGGAGATTTCTGCAATGGGCACAAAAGTTATTTACGCAAAGGATGCACTAGTAATCGACGCCAAAGGCAAATTTCTAATGCCTGGTTTGGCCGAAATGCACGCCCATGTTCCGCCCGTAGATGACATTGAACCGATGAAAGAAGTCTTGTTGCTCTTTGCTGCCAACGGTGTCACAACCATCCGTGGAATGCTGGGACATCCATTGCATTTGGAGCTACGCAAAAAAATACAAACAGGTGACATTTTGGGGCCTCGGCTATATACTTCAGGCCCTTCGTTCAGCGGTGCAAGTGTCAAAACGCCAGAAGAAGGTATTGAGCGCGTAAAAAGTCAAAAACGAGCAGGGTATGATTTTATGAAAATGCACCCTGGGCTCTCAAAAAGCAATTTTGAAGCAGTAATCAAAACCGCCAATGAGGAGGGCATGACCTACGGCGGGCACGTTTCGTTTAATGTAGGACTTTGGCGCTCTATTGAGGCCAATTATGCCACCATTGACCACTTAGACGGTATTGTTCAAAGTTTAATCCCACGATTAGACACCCTCAGCGAAGACGAAGTGGGGCTTTTTGGAATGTTTGCTGGACATCGGGCTGATTTGGGCCAACTCAACAAAGCGCTGCAAGCCATTCGTGAACACCATATTTGGATTGTTCCAACCCAAACCCTAGCCGAACATTGGCAATCGCCCAAACGCTCGGTGGACGATATGCTTGCTGCACCTGAGATGAAATACATGAGCAAATCGCAGTTAGCTAGTTGGGCGACTGCCAAACAAAACACCTTTAAAAGTCCTCAATACAAACCCGAATCTGTATTAAAATATAACGAAATCCGTAAAAAAGTCATTTACGAATGCCAAAAACAAGGGGTTGGGCTGTTGTTGGGTTCGGATGCACCCCAGGTTTTTAGCGTCCCTGGGTTTTCGCTCAAACACGAGCTAACTTACTTAGTTGAGGCAGGATTAACCCCTTACGAAGCACTCAGAACGGGCACGTACAACGTTGGGCAGTTTTTTAAGAACGACAACTTGGGTGTCATCAAAAAAGGAGCTGTGGCTGATTTGGTTCTGCTCAATGCAAATCCAATGAAAGATATAAGCGCTGTGGGTGAGGTAGAAGGGGTAATGCTCAATGGCAAATGGCTCTCCAAAGAGGAGATTAAGAGCACTTTGAAAAAATTAGAAAAATAA